CGGTCAATTATAGAAATACGGTCGCAAAGTGCATCTGCCTCCTCTAAATAATGTGTAGTCATAAAAATTGTCATATTGTATTCTTCCTTAAGCTTTTTAATATACTCCCATGTTGCAGTTCTTGTTTGAACATCTAAACCCAATGTAGGTTCATCTAAGAAAAGAACCTTTGGTCTGTTAATTAATCCACATGCAAGTTCAAGTCTGCGACGCATACCTCCAGAGTATGTTTCAACTTTTTTATCTTTAAATTCTATTAATTCAACAAGTTCCAAAAGTTCAATAGCGCGCTTCTTAGAAATTTCACGAGGAATTCCATATAAATCTGCACAAAGCATTATGTTTTCATATCCTGTTAAATCTTCATCTGCAGTATATTCTTGTGGTACAACACCTATTATTTTTCTCACTTCATGTGCCTGTTTCACAATATCATATCCTAGGATAGATGCTTTACCTTCAGTTGGTTTTAAGATTGTTATTAACATATTAATGGTTGTAGTTTTCCCTGCTCCATTTGGACCTAAAAATCCAAAAATTTCTCCCTCTTTTACACTAAAACTAATATGGTCTACTGCTATCAAATTTTTATTAAAAACTTTAGTTAATCCTTCAGCTTTTATTATTTCATTCATTTTTCTCACTTTTTAATTTCTTATTTATTTCTTCAATTTTTTCTGAAGTTTCATCTATAATTTTTTGAATTTCTTTAATAATTTCCTCTGAAAACTTTTTTTCCAAATTATTTCCAAGGTCAAAAAATGCTATCATAAGCCTTCTTATAGATTTTTGTATTCCAGCAATTTTTTCAAAAGGAACTTTAAATAATAAAGGCTCTAAAAATGGTGGTCCTAAAAATTTCGCTTCTTCTCTAAGTTTTTCTTTTACTTTTCTTTGTTCTTCTAAAAGTTTTTTACCTTTATCTGTAAGTGCATAATATTTTACTCCACTTTCTTCAACTGGTAACTCTTTTATATATCCATTATCTTGCAACCATGCTAAAAGAGGATAAACTGATCCTGGACTTGGTCTCCAACAACCATTAGTTCTTTTATCGATTTCATCCATTATTTCTGCTCCTGACATAGGTTTTTCATTTAATAATTCAAGTACATAATGTCTTAGAAATCCTTTTGGAACAATAGCTGTATGTCTCATCCATTTTCTAAATGGAAACATTTTATCACCATTGATATTAATTTTGATATTAAAAGCGATATATAAACTTTTCCATTTATCAATAGTTTATTATCTTTAAAATTCAATATTATATTTAAAAAATAAAGTTAAAGTAGGATTTTTAAATTAATAAAGATTATTAAACTTTTCTAAAAGCTCCACAATTAGGACATTTTGTTTCATTTTCAGGAAATAATGTTCCACAATATTCACATGGAATCATTTTTGGAGCTTGCGCTACTTGAGCTAATGGTGCTTGGGAAAATTGTAATTCTATTGTTTTGCTTGTTGCATCTGGTCTGCCATTTACTGCAATAACTCCCTTTAATAACCAACTTACTTTCCTATCTATGCTTTTATATGTAGGCGGCAATCCTATAGGTGTTTGAATTTTGAATGGAAAATTTCCTTTAAAACCCTCATAAAGATGAATTGGTCCACTTAATCGTGGTTTAATTGAAAAAAGCTTTGTTGTTTCCCAAATTTCTCTATCTTCATATCTTTTTGATATTTCATTATAAACTCTTTTTATTCTACGTATAGATTCTAAACATTCAAATTCGCATCTTATTTCATTAGAATCGAATTCTTCTTGCGATTCAATGTAAAGAATTCCTTCTACATCATCACCAGGTGTAAATACTTGTTTTTTAAGAGATATAGAAATATTTGCTTTAGGAGGAGTTATTTTTTCTTTTAATTTTTTGAATATACTCATTCCATTTTATTTTTTATATTTAGAAGAATATTTAACTTTTATTAATAGTTAAGGATTGAAATTATTTTTAAAAATTTAAAAAAGTAGCATCAATTATTTAAAATCTTTTAAATTCATAATTCTTTATATTAATTCTTTGAATTTTAGATTTTTATAAAAAAGATTGAAAAATTTTAATATTTTATTTTAGAAAGATTTATTAAGAAGAGATAGGAAGAGCTTAAATTCTCATAATGTATAATAATATAATGGGTGATGATAGTGGAGCTTTCCTCAATAATTGAAGACGTTAAAGTTAGAGAAATTATGTCAAGTCCAGTAATTGAAGCAAATGAGGAAGATAGTATTCAAACTATTGCTGAGAAAATGAAAAAATATCATATAGGAAGCATAGTTATAATGAGAAATGGAAAACCTGTTGGAATAATTACTAAAAGAGATTTAATAGATAAAGTTATTGCAGAAAATAAACTTCCAAGTCAAGTAAAAGCTAAAGAAATAATGTCTTCTCCAGTTTATGAAGCTTCACCAGATGATGAAATAAGTAAAATTGTTAGAAAAATGAATGAATTAAAAGTTAGTAGATTAATAGTTACTTATAAAGGCAAACTTGTTGGAATAGTTAGTTTAAAAGATGTGCTTCAAGTAACTCCTGAAATAATAGATTTAATAAGAGAAAAAATAAAATTAGCTGAAAGTGCTATTGCTGAAAGGAAAAAAGAATTAATGGAAGGATATTGTGATTCTTGTGGAGAATGGTCAGATTCTCTTTCAGTAATTGATGGACAATTTTTATGTGAAGAATGTAGAATTGAAATTGAAAAAGGTAAGAGAGGAGTAGGAATAGAAGAGGAAGAGTCGGAATAAAATTAGATGATTTTAATGGAGAATGAGAAAAAATTTTTAGTTAATTCTATGTTAGGAAGCTTAGCTAGATGGCTTAGAATAATTGGATATGATACTATTTATTGGATAGGTGAAGATAAAAATTTATTAGAAAAAGCCTCTTTAGAAAATAGAATAATTTTAACAAAAGATAAAAATTTATATTCTCAAGCAATAAAAAATAATATTAAAGCAATTTTAATTAAAAGCAATGATATAATAAGTATGTTTAAACAATTAATATTGGAAATTGGAATAAATGTAAAAATAAATTTTGAAAAAACAAGATGCCCATTATGCAATAGCTTACTTATTTTGAATGAAAATTCTATAAAAAAAGTTTGGAATTGCCCTTCATGTGGAAAAAAATATTGGATTGGAAAACATTGGAAAGAAATAAATAGAAAAATTAATTTAATTAAAGAGAGTGTTAAGGAATGAAAAATATGAAGCTTTCATTAGAAGAAGGGAAAATATTAGTTAAAATTGCTAGAAAAGCAATAATAGAATATCTTGAAAAAGGAATTATTATTTCCCCTCCTGAAGTATCTAAAAAATTACTTGAGA
This genomic interval from Nitrososphaerota archaeon contains the following:
- a CDS encoding ATP-binding cassette domain-containing protein, which gives rise to MNEIIKAEGLTKVFNKNLIAVDHISFSVKEGEIFGFLGPNGAGKTTTINMLITILKPTEGKASILGYDIVKQAHEVRKIIGVVPQEYTADEDLTGYENIMLCADLYGIPREISKKRAIELLELVELIEFKDKKVETYSGGMRRRLELACGLINRPKVLFLDEPTLGLDVQTRTATWEYIKKLKEEYNMTIFMTTHYLEEADALCDRISIIDRGKIIITGTPRELKDSIGGDIITINIKENTDVSEIIRNVENVKDVKNENGSYYIKAIYGEVTAPLIIEALRERGYTVTKLSLTKPTLNEVYLEYTGRSMRDIEESKENFRIRRITLRRARA
- a CDS encoding PadR family transcriptional regulator, which translates into the protein MFPFRKWMRHTAIVPKGFLRHYVLELLNEKPMSGAEIMDEIDKRTNGCWRPSPGSVYPLLAWLQDNGYIKELPVEESGVKYYALTDKGKKLLEEQRKVKEKLREEAKFLGPPFLEPLLFKVPFEKIAGIQKSIRRLMIAFFDLGNNLEKKFSEEIIKEIQKIIDETSEKIEEINKKLKSEKNE
- a CDS encoding CBS domain-containing protein, whose amino-acid sequence is MIVELSSIIEDVKVREIMSSPVIEANEEDSIQTIAEKMKKYHIGSIVIMRNGKPVGIITKRDLIDKVIAENKLPSQVKAKEIMSSPVYEASPDDEISKIVRKMNELKVSRLIVTYKGKLVGIVSLKDVLQVTPEIIDLIREKIKLAESAIAERKKELMEGYCDSCGEWSDSLSVIDGQFLCEECRIEIEKGKRGVGIEEEESE
- a CDS encoding Mut7-C RNAse domain-containing protein, which encodes MENEKKFLVNSMLGSLARWLRIIGYDTIYWIGEDKNLLEKASLENRIILTKDKNLYSQAIKNNIKAILIKSNDIISMFKQLILEIGINVKINFEKTRCPLCNSLLILNENSIKKVWNCPSCGKKYWIGKHWKEINRKINLIKESVKE